In Porites lutea chromosome 7, jaPorLute2.1, whole genome shotgun sequence, a single window of DNA contains:
- the LOC140943845 gene encoding carbonic anhydrase-like: protein MDSRAGFVFLAAFSIAIARKDGFPHWGYKESDYGPGDWGKVAPPCSGQLQSPINIVSSLAEVNTTHNDLVVNFDNMDGAVTGYLINNGHAPKVVVDNNQGGATVTGGPLGQNMFILKQFHLHFGCNSSAGSEHTIDGKTFASEMHLVFYNSVYKSFQVASSKPDGLAVIGVFLQVDGGFSKWMEYIAVSLRNVKTANEMNYNLGDNIALSKLVPELASNNAPYYAYKGSLTTLPCYESVQWILMKTPISVTESQLEMMRLLTTPNGTPMCNNFRPVRPLNGRKLIQWSPKQAKLPGRLRLQGILLHHQEEIQ from the exons ATGGACTCCAGAGCAGGGTTCGTTTTTCTCGCAGCTTTCAGCATTGCCATTGCCAGAAAAG ATGGATTTCCGCATTGGGGATATAAAGAGTCAG ATTATGGGCCAGGAGACTGGGGGAAAGTAGCGCCACCATGTTCAGGACAGTTGCAGTCCCCCATCAATATCGTTTCAAGTTTGGCTGAAGTCAACACAACCCATAATGACTTAGTAGTCAACTTTGATAATATGGATGGCGCTGTCACCGGATATTTGATTAATAATGGACACGCCCCCAAAGTGGTTGTTGATAACAACCAAGGCGGAGCAACTGTTACTGGAGGTCCCCTGGGACAGAACATGTTTATATTGAAACAGTTTCACCTTCACTTCGGCTGTAACAGTTCTGCTGGTTCTGAACACACGATTGATGGCAAGACTTTTGCATCAGAG ATGCACCTGGTGTTTTACAATTCAGTTTACAAGAGTTTCCAGGTGGCTTCTTCCAAACCTGATGGCCTGGCCGTCATTGGGGTATTTTTGCAG GTCGATGGAGGATTCAGTAAATGGATGGAATACATCGCCGTTTCGTTAAGGAATGTTAAGACTGCAAATG AGATGAACTATAACCTTGGAGACAACATCGCTTTGTCGAAACTTGTTCCAGAGTTGGCTTCCAATAACGCTCCTTACTATGCGTACAAAGGCTCCCTTACCACCCTACCCTGTTATGAGTCAGTGCAATGGATATTGATGAAAACTCCGATTTCGGTTACCGAGTCTCAG cTGGAGATGATGCGATTATTGACCACACCTAACGGTACTCCGATGTGTAACAACTTCAGACCAGTCAGGCCCTTAAATGGACGGAAACTCATCCAATGGTCGCCCAAACAAGCTAAACTCCCTGGCCGGCTAAGGCTTCAAGGCATTCTATTGCATCACCAAGAAGAGATTCAGTAA